The Anas platyrhynchos isolate ZD024472 breed Pekin duck chromosome 3, IASCAAS_PekinDuck_T2T, whole genome shotgun sequence genome includes a window with the following:
- the UBE2J1 gene encoding ubiquitin-conjugating enzyme E2 J1, translating into MEGRYNLKNPAVKRLMKEAAELKDPTDHYHAQPLEDNLFEWHFTVRGPPDSDFDGGIYHGRIVLPPEYPMKPPSIILLTANGRFEVGKKICLSISGHHPETWQPSWSIRTALLAIIGFMPTKGEGAIGSLDYTPEERRALAKKSQDFCCEMCGTSMKTALLPLTSGSGSSQADKEAKELARQISFKAEVNSSRKSDAEPSNSSGSNHSAALPEPQQDGAARAFQDPASAMSETQNSSAASSQERAPSVSTNTSLSPRQRRAQQQSQRRAPSSTDFNRVQQPRVNANHTGSTVLIVLLTFALAALIFRRICLANEYIFEL; encoded by the exons ATGGAGGGCCGCTACAACCTCAAGAACCCCG ccGTCAAACGTTTGatgaaggaggctgcagaacTGAAGGATCCTACAGATCATTATCATGCACAGCCCTTGGAG GATAATCTTTTTGAATGGCACTTTACTGTTAGAGGCCCTCCAGATTCAGATTTTGATGGAGGAATTTATCACGGGCGAATAGTATTACCACCTGAGTATCCCATGAAACCACCAAGCATTATTTTGCTGACG GCCAATGGCAGGTTTGAAGTGGGGAAGAAAATTTGTTTAAGCATCTCAGGGCATCATCCTGAAACATGGCAGCCTTCATGGAGTA TAAGAACAGCTTTACTAGCCATTATTGGATTTATGCCAACCAAAGGTGAAGGTGCAATAGGATCTCTAGATTATACACCAGAAGAAAGAAGAGCTCTTGCAAAGAA GTCACAAGACTTCTGTTGTGAAATGTGTGGCACATCAATGAAGACAGCCCTCTTACCACTAACATCAGGAAGTGGGTCAAGCCAGGCGGACAAGGAGGCTAAAGAACTTGCCAGACAAATTAGCTTCAAG GCAGAAGTCAATTCATCGAGGAAGTCAGATGCTGAGCCTTCAAACTCATCAGGATCGAACCACTCTGCCGCTTTGCCTGAGCCCCAGCAGGATGGTGCAGCTCGAGCATTCCAGGATCCAGCCAGTGCAATG tccGAAACTCAGAACAGCAGCGCAGCGTCCAGCCAGGAGCGTGCTCCATCGGTGTCCACTAATACGTCTCTGAGCCCTCGGCAGCGCCGTGCCCAGCAGCAGAGTCAGAGACGGGCCCCGTCTTCGACCGACTTCAATCGGGTGCAGCAGCCAAGAGTCAACGCCAACCACACCGGGTCAACTGTTCTGATCGTCCTGCTGACTTTTGCGCTGGCAGCTCTTATATTCCGAAGAATATGTTTGGC